The following are from one region of the Dermacentor albipictus isolate Rhodes 1998 colony chromosome 5, USDA_Dalb.pri_finalv2, whole genome shotgun sequence genome:
- the LOC135920522 gene encoding CAP-Gly domain-containing linker protein 1-like: MASLSEKRLLVGFDDLGIPDWTQVEFLTFSREIRLCSLCGVVSATTATIACQHVLCSFCFRDQGEGPSIVCPIDKVETPTSKAKFERNNTELLLSLRVACVNRRNGCRLLDTLRGMKDHLKQCEFQAVQCQMCGKKIKLHEVPGHARKDCSRIPKSDNSKRATAVPAAQLAGGPMRAAPPKCAGEQTMNMGAMQGPPVKTVPSQVMQPQTMPAQMVMQPMAMTPQAMMTQHLQAPPVVMQQAPWLDEVTMMQQKVNKVHEDVRKMATRMQALKDETARELDIFKKELQKMKNEKGDYSVIVNGISGLRSQMKDNMADVTEEFDAIKEDMRVYGASIEDLGALKDTMDLRIADVVKNVESLKGSVEAYAKLGTMVAEMKSSIAAIQDMKHVMEFVNDFEQTLLGDISGSSGDKKKAFTQQVEMLKKCVEVIDELKCTVKHKDMEQVVNELRTIKDDLGKYSTLHDRVEGISSDLTGLKAEVKDAGDFARSDSAIIQEYRAELEGYRAEIKLIQEKVHKIDSDIDYLKSNSDDTKDKVGFDEVVTEVSNIKTKLEDFDVLEESLQETKDALLRIDVLSEELNKIREKTDKLEQSEIVSNDTTKKLEEAATQLSSLQTVNDSIQRLQTSLQTLNKRFIKKTEELQASIGATVSEKLEASEKFKELAELKASLAEIKKDVQLLNNLKGSLPAKNTAKQEGLTDVVKDLKTLKTSMQTMQESSASMREKAKRYEELRKSVDVIKENMKDYEEFKKNFASLRKTVEEKLKSTEN, translated from the exons ATGGCCAGCCTGTCCGAGAAGCGGCTGCTGGTCGGCTTCGACGACCTGGGCATCCCCGACTGGACGCAGGTCGAGTTCCTCACCTTCTCGCGGGAGATCCGGCTCTGCTCGCTGTGTGGCGTCGTCTCGGCCACCACGGCCACCATCGCCTGCCAGCATGTCCTCTGCAGCTTCTGCTTCCGCGACCAGGGAGAGGGGCCGAGCATCGTCTGCCCCATTGACAAG GTGGAGACCCCTACCAGCAAGGCCAAGTTTGAAAGGAACAACACGGAGCTGCTTCTGTCGCTTCGTGTGGCGTGCGTGAACCGCCGCAACGGGTGTCGGCTCCTGGACACGTTGCGGGGCATGAAGGATCACCTCAAGCAGTGCGAGTTCCAGGCCGTCCAATGCCAGATGTGTGGCAAGAAGATTAAGCTTCACGAGGTGCCCGGCCATGCGCGCAAGGACTGTTCACGCATTCCAAAGTCTGACAACAGCAAGCGGGCCACCGCTGTGCCAGCCGCCCAGCTGGCAGGAGGCCCGATGCGTGCAGCGCCACCAAAATGCGCCGGCGAGCAGACGATGAACATGGGAGCGATGCAGGGCCCGCCAGTGAAGACTGTGCCATCTCAGGTCATGCAGCCTCAAACAATGCCGGCACAAATGGTCATGCAACCGATGGCGATGACACCGCAGGCGATGATGACTCAGCACCTCCAGGCGCCACCTGTCGTCATGCAACAAGCCCCGTGGCTCGATGAAGTCACCATGATGCAGCAGAAGGTGAATAAGGTGCATGAAGATGTGCGCAAGATGGCCACCAGGATGCAGGCACTCAAGGACGAGACTGCCAGAGAGCTAGACATCTTCAAGAAGGAGTTGCAGAAGATGAAAAATGAGAAAGGAGATTACAGCGTCATAGTCAATGGCATTTCTGGCTTGCGCAGCCAGATGAAGGACAACATGGCAGACGTGACTGAAGAATTTGACGCCATTAAGGAAGACATGAGGGTTTATGGAGCTAGTATTGAAGACTTAGGAGCACTGAAGGACACCATGGACTTGAGGATTGCAGATGTTGTCAAGAATGTGGAATCACTAAAGGGCAGTGTGGAGGCCTATGCAAAACTGGGTACTATGGTGGCAGAGATGAAAAGCTCCATTGCTGCCATTCAGGACATGAAGCATGTGATGGAATTTGTCAATGACTTTGAACAGACCTTACTTGGAGACATTTCGGGAAGCTCTGGTGACAAGAAGAAAGCATTTACTCAACAGGTTGAGATGCTGAAAAAGTGTGTGGAAGTAATTGATGAACTAAAGTGTACAGTCAAGCACAAGGATATGGAGCAAGTTGTCAATGAACTGAGGACCATCAAGGATGATCTCGGAAAGTACAGTACACTTCATGACAGGGTTGAAGGAATATCATCAGACTTAACTGGATTGAAGGCAGAAGTGAAGGATGCTGGTGACTTCGCCAGGAGCGATTCTGCAATAATTCAGGAATATCGCGCCGAGCTTGAAGGGTACAGAGCAGAGATCAAACTGATACAAGAAAAAGTGCATAAAATTGATAGTGACATTGATTACCTGAAGAGCAATTCAGACGACACAAAGGATAAAGTTGGATTTGATGAAGTAGTCACTGAAGTGTCAAACATAAAGACAAAACTTGAAGACTTTGATGTCCTGGAAGAATCACTCCAAGAAACAAAGGACGCATTGCTGCGTATTGATGTTCTGTCAGAAGAGCTTAACAAAATCCGTGAGAAGACTGATAAACTTGAACAAAGCGAAATAGTGAGCAACGACACAACCAAGAAACTGGAAGAAGCAGCAACCCAGCTGTCTTCTCTGCAGACAGTAAATGACAGTATTCAGAGATTGCAAACCAGCTTGCAGACACTAAACAAACGCTTTATTAAGAAGACTGAAGAGCTGCAGGCAAGCATCGGAGCAACTGTGTCAGAAAAGCTCGAAGCTTCCGAAAAATTCAAGGAACTGGCAGAATTAAAAGCCTCTCTTGCTGAGATAAAGAAGGATGTCCAGCTGTTAAATAACTTGAAAGGCTCATTGCCTGCCAAGAACACTGCTAAGCAAGAAGGCCTCACAGATGTAGTTAAAGACTTGAAGACCCTCAAGACCAGTATGCAGACAATGCAAGAATCATCTGCGTCAATGCGTGAAAAGGCAAAGCGCTATGAAGAACTGCGAAAGTCGGTTGATGTCATCAAAGAAAACATGAAGGATTATGAGGAGTTCAAGAAGAATTTTGCCAGCTTAAGGAAGACTGTAGAAGAAAAACTGAAGAGCACTGAAAACTGA